In the Candidatus Rhodoblastus alkanivorans genome, one interval contains:
- a CDS encoding NRAMP family divalent metal transporter, producing MADLSEVLPRRARLGKFLAVAGPGMVVMLADTDAGSVITAAQSGAAWGYRLLWLQFALIPVLYVVQELTVRLGLVTGQGHAELIEKHFGRFWAWFSVLTLIICCVGALLSEFAGLAGVGALMGLSAPVTMFLVASALLLMAYTHSYLTVERIALAVGAFELVFLVVAILARPDPAVVAAQVIDIPFRDPKYLYLVAANIGAVIMPWMVFFQQSAVVEKKLTVADIGAARADTFIGSIATQIIMAAVLVAAAATLGAAGKSGELDTVQQIAKAITPFLGEFAGRLLFGLGLAGAALVAAIVVTVTAARTLGEILKVNCSLDHSPRDAPWFYGAYTIVLIACALTVASGANLVSLSIGVQVMNALLLPTVLGFLYLLARRLPEPWRLQGGYAALCGAIVAIAAGFGVYSAFAGLFV from the coding sequence ATGGCTGACCTGAGCGAAGTTCTGCCGCGCCGCGCACGTTTGGGCAAATTTCTCGCGGTTGCGGGACCCGGCATGGTGGTCATGCTCGCCGATACCGACGCGGGCAGCGTCATCACCGCGGCGCAAAGCGGCGCCGCCTGGGGCTATCGCCTGCTGTGGCTGCAATTTGCGCTGATCCCCGTTCTTTATGTGGTGCAGGAGCTGACCGTCCGGCTGGGCCTCGTCACCGGCCAGGGCCATGCGGAGCTGATCGAAAAGCATTTCGGACGATTCTGGGCGTGGTTTTCGGTGCTGACCCTCATCATTTGCTGCGTGGGCGCGCTGCTCTCCGAATTCGCGGGCCTCGCGGGCGTCGGCGCGCTGATGGGCCTGTCCGCGCCGGTCACCATGTTCCTGGTCGCCTCGGCGCTCCTGCTCATGGCCTATACCCACTCCTATCTGACGGTCGAGCGCATCGCTCTGGCGGTCGGCGCCTTCGAGCTGGTGTTTCTGGTCGTGGCGATTCTGGCGCGCCCCGATCCTGCCGTGGTTGCGGCGCAAGTGATCGATATTCCCTTCCGCGATCCGAAATATCTCTATCTGGTCGCCGCCAATATCGGCGCGGTCATCATGCCCTGGATGGTGTTTTTCCAGCAAAGCGCCGTCGTCGAAAAGAAACTGACCGTGGCGGACATTGGCGCGGCGCGCGCCGACACGTTTATCGGTTCGATCGCGACGCAAATCATTATGGCCGCCGTACTCGTCGCCGCCGCCGCCACGCTCGGCGCGGCGGGCAAAAGCGGCGAGCTCGACACGGTTCAACAGATCGCCAAGGCGATCACCCCTTTCCTCGGCGAGTTCGCCGGGAGGCTTCTCTTCGGTCTCGGGCTTGCCGGCGCGGCCTTGGTGGCGGCGATCGTGGTCACCGTCACCGCGGCGCGCACCCTGGGCGAAATTCTCAAGGTGAATTGCAGCCTCGACCATTCGCCGCGCGACGCGCCCTGGTTCTATGGCGCCTATACCATCGTTCTGATCGCCTGCGCGCTGACCGTGGCCTCGGGCGCCAATCTGGTTTCGCTGAGCATCGGCGTTCAGGTGATGAACGCCCTGCTTCTGCCGACCGTTCTGGGCTTTCTCTACCTGCTGGCGCGCCGCTTGCCGGAGCCCTGGCGCCTGCAGGGCGGCTACGCCGCGCTTTGCGGCGCGATCGTCGCCATTGCGGCGGGTTTCGGCGTCTATTCCGCCTTTGCGGGACTGTTCGTGTGA
- a CDS encoding DNA gyrase inhibitor YacG has translation MARKAKQVAACSICGKPVQEAYKPFCSKRCADVDLHRWLSGAYVIGGESVEEEPPSPPAAEAIRRGPKA, from the coding sequence ATGGCGCGAAAGGCGAAACAGGTCGCCGCCTGTTCGATCTGCGGCAAGCCCGTCCAGGAGGCCTACAAGCCTTTCTGCTCGAAACGCTGCGCCGACGTCGATCTGCACCGCTGGCTGAGCGGCGCCTATGTCATCGGCGGCGAGTCCGTCGAAGAAGAGCCGCCGTCTCCGCCCGCGGCTGAGGCAATTCGTCGCGGCCCCAAAGCTTAG
- a CDS encoding Maf family nucleotide pyrophosphatase produces MTAEPKTRTARLALASGSPRRLALLQQIGIEPDALLPADLDESPGRNESPRKLAARLALEKARVGAKTAQGRAELQGAYVVAADTVVCVGRRILPKCETSDDADHCLRLLSGRAHRVYTGVAVIDPSGRERSRLVEARLRFKRLSGHEIAAYLASREWHGKAGGYAIQGVAGAFVVKLVGSYSAVVGLPLYETMALLDGLGYRAHESWAAPEVFA; encoded by the coding sequence GTGACCGCTGAGCCGAAAACCCGCACCGCGCGTCTCGCGCTCGCCTCCGGCTCGCCGCGCCGCCTCGCGCTTCTCCAGCAGATCGGGATTGAGCCCGACGCGCTCCTGCCCGCCGATCTCGACGAATCGCCCGGGCGCAACGAATCGCCGCGCAAGCTCGCCGCGCGGCTCGCCCTCGAAAAGGCCCGCGTCGGCGCCAAGACCGCGCAGGGCCGCGCGGAACTGCAGGGCGCCTATGTCGTCGCCGCGGACACCGTGGTTTGCGTCGGGCGGCGCATCCTGCCGAAATGCGAGACCTCGGATGACGCCGATCATTGCCTGCGGCTGCTTTCGGGGCGCGCCCATCGCGTCTACACCGGCGTCGCCGTGATCGACCCATCGGGCCGCGAACGTTCCCGTCTGGTCGAGGCTCGCCTGAGATTCAAGCGCCTGTCGGGCCACGAAATCGCCGCTTATCTCGCCTCGCGCGAATGGCATGGCAAGGCGGGCGGCTACGCCATCCAGGGCGTCGCCGGGGCCTTCGTGGTGAAACTCGTCGGGTCCTATAGCGCCGTCGTCGGCCTGCCGCTTTATGAAACCATGGCGCTTCTCGACGGCCTCGGCTATCGCGCCCATGAATCCTGGGCCGCGCCCGAGGTCTTCGCCTGA
- the infA gene encoding translation initiation factor IF-1 — translation MSKEELLEFPGVVSELLPNATFRVTLENDHEIIAHTAGKMRKNRIRVLTGDRVLVEMTPYDLTKGRITYRFK, via the coding sequence ATGTCGAAAGAAGAACTGTTGGAATTTCCCGGCGTCGTCAGCGAATTGCTGCCCAACGCCACTTTTCGGGTGACTCTCGAAAACGACCATGAAATCATCGCCCATACGGCGGGGAAAATGCGCAAGAACCGCATTCGCGTGCTCACCGGAGACCGCGTTCTGGTGGAAATGACGCCCTATGATCTGACCAAGGGCCGGATCACTTATCGCTTCAAATAA
- a CDS encoding tyrosine-type recombinase/integrase has product MRAIATYEGAPETKAALGLLPLTFVRPGELRAAEWAEFDLDAAVWAIPAEKMKMKRPHRVPLAPQAVVILRDLQKLTGAGKLLFPSIRSATRCMSENTINAALRRLGFSKDEMTGHGFRSAASSILNESGLWNSDAIERQLAHVDNDSIRRAYARADFWDERVRMMAWWADKCDELRRGGEVVPLRA; this is encoded by the coding sequence TTGCGCGCCATCGCGACTTATGAAGGCGCCCCCGAAACAAAGGCGGCGTTAGGTTTGTTGCCGTTGACCTTCGTTCGTCCCGGCGAGCTTCGCGCTGCGGAATGGGCCGAATTCGATTTGGACGCCGCTGTTTGGGCGATTCCTGCCGAAAAGATGAAAATGAAGCGCCCGCACCGCGTCCCGCTTGCGCCGCAGGCTGTAGTCATCCTGCGCGACTTGCAAAAGCTGACGGGGGCCGGAAAACTTCTGTTTCCGTCCATTCGTTCGGCGACGCGCTGCATGAGCGAAAACACCATCAATGCGGCCTTACGCCGCCTTGGTTTCAGCAAAGACGAGATGACGGGCCATGGCTTCCGGTCTGCCGCCTCTTCGATCCTCAATGAAAGCGGCCTTTGGAATTCCGACGCCATCGAACGTCAGTTGGCGCATGTCGATAACGATAGCATCCGTCGAGCATATGCCCGCGCCGATTTTTGGGACGAGCGCGTCCGCATGATGGCGTGGTGGGCCGATAAATGCGATGAATTGCGTCGCGGCGGCGAGGTCGTCCCCCTGCGCGCGTAA
- the hsdR gene encoding EcoAI/FtnUII family type I restriction enzme subunit R, whose protein sequence is MDKRSLSERDICTKFILPALTRAGWDVISQIREELYFTKGRIIVRGKLVSRGKAKKADFVLYIKQNIPVALIEAKDNNHAVGDGMQQGLEYAEALGVPFVFSSNGDGFILHDRTGAATAIETNLGLDAFPSPADLWARYCAWKGLPPEAEKIVLQDFFDDGSGKAPRYYQVAAVNAAIEAIAKGQNRVLLVMATGTGKTYTAFQIIWRLWKSGRKKRILFLADRNVLIDQTMANDFRPFGPAMAKLSTSAKTIERPDGATVDLPLALDKKRRIDTAFEIYLGLYQAITGPEDRDKIFREFSPGFFDLIVIDECHRGSAAADSAWREILDHFSSATQIGLTATPKETEYASNIHYFGEPVYSYTLKQGISDGFLAPYKVIKVHIDRDIEGYRPEKGQLDREGEEIEDRIYNTKDFDRNLVLDDRTKLVAAKVTEFLKESGDRFQKTIVFCVDQEHAARMRQALINENADLCADNPRYVMRITGSDKEGQDQLGNFIDPESKYPVIVTTSRLLSTGVDAQTCRLIVLDRAVGSMTEFKQIVGRGTRVHEDTKKFYFTLIDFRGATSHFADPDFDGEPVQIYQPGENDPITPPDDASSTTDAPTQPGPDESTIDDPTSVTFPDKKGKQKKIYVDGVDVLIVAERVEYLDENGKLVTESLRDFTKAALKKRFASLDDFLKRWKSTERKQAIIDELAEEGLSLDPLADEVGKNLDPFDLICHVAFGQKPLTRRERAEKVKKRDVFTKYGPQARAVLDALLAKYADEGVLSLDDTNVLKIPPFTAMGSVVQLVREFGGKPGFEKAVHELQDALYQEAG, encoded by the coding sequence ATGGACAAGCGCAGCCTTTCCGAGCGCGATATTTGCACGAAATTCATTTTGCCCGCCCTCACGCGCGCAGGCTGGGATGTCATTTCCCAAATCCGCGAGGAACTTTATTTTACCAAGGGGCGGATCATCGTCCGCGGCAAGCTGGTCAGCCGGGGCAAGGCCAAGAAGGCCGATTTCGTTCTTTATATTAAACAGAACATCCCGGTCGCCCTGATCGAAGCGAAGGACAACAACCACGCCGTCGGCGACGGGATGCAGCAGGGCCTCGAATATGCCGAGGCCCTCGGCGTCCCGTTCGTCTTCTCGTCGAATGGCGACGGGTTCATTCTTCACGACCGTACCGGCGCCGCCACGGCGATCGAGACCAATCTCGGCCTTGACGCCTTTCCCTCGCCAGCCGATTTATGGGCGCGTTATTGCGCATGGAAAGGTTTGCCCCCCGAAGCCGAAAAGATCGTCCTTCAGGACTTTTTCGACGACGGAAGCGGCAAGGCGCCCCGCTATTACCAGGTCGCCGCCGTCAATGCCGCGATTGAGGCGATCGCCAAAGGCCAGAACCGCGTCCTGCTGGTCATGGCCACCGGCACGGGCAAAACCTACACCGCCTTCCAGATCATCTGGCGCCTGTGGAAATCCGGGCGAAAAAAGCGGATTCTTTTTCTGGCCGACCGGAACGTCCTGATTGACCAGACCATGGCCAATGATTTTCGGCCCTTCGGCCCGGCCATGGCGAAATTGTCCACCAGCGCCAAGACCATCGAACGCCCTGACGGCGCGACCGTCGATCTTCCGCTGGCCCTCGACAAGAAACGCCGGATCGACACCGCCTTTGAAATCTACCTCGGCCTCTATCAGGCCATCACCGGCCCCGAGGACCGGGACAAAATCTTCCGCGAATTCTCGCCGGGATTTTTCGATCTGATCGTCATCGACGAATGTCACCGGGGCAGCGCCGCCGCCGATTCCGCGTGGCGCGAGATTCTCGACCATTTTTCGTCGGCGACCCAGATCGGCCTGACCGCGACGCCGAAGGAGACCGAATATGCCTCCAACATCCATTATTTCGGCGAGCCGGTTTATTCCTACACATTGAAACAAGGCATCAGCGACGGCTTCCTTGCCCCTTACAAGGTCATCAAAGTCCACATCGATCGCGACATTGAAGGCTATCGGCCGGAAAAGGGCCAACTCGACCGCGAGGGCGAGGAAATCGAGGATCGGATATACAACACCAAGGATTTCGACCGGAACCTCGTCCTCGACGACCGCACCAAGCTGGTGGCAGCGAAGGTCACAGAGTTCCTGAAGGAAAGCGGCGATCGTTTCCAGAAAACCATCGTCTTTTGCGTCGACCAGGAGCACGCCGCCCGCATGCGGCAGGCCCTGATCAACGAGAACGCCGACCTGTGCGCCGATAATCCGCGCTATGTCATGCGCATCACCGGCAGCGACAAGGAGGGGCAGGATCAACTGGGAAATTTCATCGACCCGGAATCAAAATATCCCGTCATCGTCACGACCTCGCGCCTTCTTTCGACCGGCGTCGACGCCCAGACCTGCCGCCTCATCGTTCTCGACCGCGCCGTCGGCTCCATGACCGAGTTCAAGCAGATCGTCGGCCGCGGCACCCGCGTCCACGAGGACACCAAGAAATTCTATTTCACCCTGATCGATTTTCGAGGCGCGACCAGCCATTTCGCCGACCCGGATTTCGACGGCGAGCCGGTCCAGATATACCAGCCCGGGGAAAACGACCCCATCACCCCGCCTGACGACGCGTCCTCGACCACCGACGCGCCGACGCAACCGGGACCGGACGAATCCACCATCGACGACCCGACATCGGTCACCTTCCCCGACAAGAAGGGCAAGCAGAAGAAGATCTATGTCGATGGCGTCGATGTGCTGATCGTCGCCGAGCGCGTCGAATATCTGGACGAGAACGGCAAGCTGGTCACGGAATCCTTGCGGGATTTCACCAAGGCGGCGCTGAAAAAACGCTTCGCCAGCCTCGACGATTTTTTGAAACGTTGGAAATCTACCGAACGCAAACAGGCGATCATTGACGAGTTGGCGGAGGAAGGTCTTTCGCTCGACCCGCTAGCCGACGAGGTCGGCAAGAATCTCGATCCCTTCGACCTGATTTGCCACGTCGCTTTCGGTCAGAAACCGCTGACCCGGCGCGAACGGGCGGAGAAGGTCAAGAAGCGCGACGTTTTCACCAAATACGGCCCGCAGGCTCGCGCGGTGCTCGACGCCCTGCTCGCCAAATATGCTGACGAAGGCGTGCTCAGCCTCGACGACACCAACGTGCTAAAAATCCCGCCTTTCACCGCCATGGGCAGCGTCGTCCAGCTTGTCAGGGAATTTGGCGGTAAGCCGGGATTCGAGAAAGCCGTGCACGAACTGCAAGACGCGCTCTATCAGGAGGCGGGTTAA
- a CDS encoding HsdM family class I SAM-dependent methyltransferase produces MSVRTLVKSIQDIMRQDSGVDGDAQRISQLCWMFFLKIIDDQDQELELTQDSYISPLPEKLQWRNWAADPEGITGDALLNFVNGELFPALKNLTPTGKSGDRRRVVRDVFEDAYNYMKSGQLMRQVVNKIAQVDFNNLAERQHFGDIYEQILADLQSAGNAGEYYTPRAVTSFMVDRINPHPGEILFDPACGTGGFLTCSIRHMREHYVKKPSDEWLLKNGLRAVEKKPLPHMLCVTNMLLHGIEDASFVRHDNTLARPLVSWSKDERVDIVLTNPPFGGREEDGVEDNFPTFRTKETADLFLALIIRLLKPEGRAAVVLPDGTLFGEGVKTRLKEHLMEECNLHTIVRLPNSVFKPYASIGTNLLFFEKGAPTKEIWFYEHRVPEGQKAYSMTRPIRLEHFKSCIDWWGGPERKNREKTPQAWRVTAEEVKARNYNLDFKNPHEVADDHGDPEHLLADLNAAEAETARLRDQLKAILAEALAR; encoded by the coding sequence ATGTCCGTCCGCACCCTCGTCAAATCCATTCAGGACATCATGCGCCAGGACAGCGGCGTCGATGGCGACGCCCAGCGCATCAGCCAGCTGTGCTGGATGTTCTTCCTGAAAATCATCGACGATCAGGATCAGGAACTGGAGCTGACCCAGGATTCTTACATCTCGCCCCTTCCGGAAAAGCTGCAATGGCGGAACTGGGCGGCCGATCCGGAGGGCATCACCGGCGACGCCTTGTTGAATTTCGTCAATGGCGAACTGTTCCCGGCGCTGAAAAACCTGACGCCGACCGGAAAGTCCGGCGACCGACGCCGCGTCGTCCGCGACGTGTTTGAGGACGCCTATAATTACATGAAATCCGGCCAGCTTATGCGGCAGGTGGTGAACAAGATCGCCCAGGTCGATTTCAATAATCTCGCCGAACGCCAGCATTTTGGCGACATCTACGAGCAGATTCTCGCCGACCTGCAGTCCGCCGGAAACGCCGGCGAATATTACACCCCGCGCGCCGTCACCTCCTTCATGGTCGATCGCATTAACCCTCATCCTGGCGAAATCCTGTTCGATCCCGCCTGCGGCACCGGCGGCTTTCTGACCTGCTCGATCCGCCACATGCGCGAGCATTATGTGAAAAAGCCGTCCGACGAATGGCTATTGAAGAACGGCCTGCGCGCGGTCGAGAAAAAGCCCCTGCCGCACATGCTCTGCGTCACCAACATGCTGTTGCACGGCATCGAGGACGCGAGCTTCGTCCGCCACGACAACACCCTGGCCCGGCCTTTGGTCTCCTGGAGCAAGGACGAGCGCGTCGACATCGTGCTCACCAACCCGCCGTTCGGCGGGCGCGAGGAAGACGGCGTCGAGGACAATTTCCCGACCTTCCGCACCAAGGAAACCGCCGATCTTTTCCTCGCATTGATCATCCGGCTGCTTAAGCCGGAAGGCCGCGCCGCCGTCGTCCTGCCCGACGGAACCCTTTTTGGCGAGGGCGTCAAAACGCGACTGAAAGAACATCTGATGGAGGAGTGCAACCTCCACACCATCGTCCGCCTCCCCAACTCGGTGTTCAAGCCCTATGCCTCGATCGGCACCAACCTGCTGTTCTTCGAGAAGGGCGCGCCGACGAAAGAAATCTGGTTCTATGAGCACCGCGTGCCGGAGGGCCAGAAGGCCTATTCCATGACCAGGCCGATCCGGCTGGAGCATTTTAAATCCTGCATCGACTGGTGGGGCGGGCCGGAGCGCAAGAACCGCGAGAAGACGCCGCAGGCTTGGCGCGTCACGGCGGAAGAGGTCAAGGCGCGCAATTACAATCTCGATTTCAAAAATCCGCATGAGGTCGCCGACGATCACGGCGACCCGGAACATCTTTTGGCCGATCTCAACGCCGCCGAGGCCGAGACAGCAAGACTGCGCGATCAGTTGAAGGCCATTCTGGCCGAGGCGCTGGCGCGATGA
- a CDS encoding IS3 family transposase (programmed frameshift), which yields MTGDNPKSEVLPGRERRRRRTSAEKLAIIAETMEPGMTVSLVARRHGIAPNQLFTWRRLANQGALTATQAEEDVVPASAYRALVDQVRELQRLLGKKSMEAEILKEALEVAVGFKKTDVAVVVAADAQSTGRFAMKAVCETLGVARSNVAARIAGGAAKRMGRPPLPEDDLLCEIKGIIAEQPSWGYARVWADLRRKRRAEGAAPVNRKRVYRVMRAHGLLLQRHAGGGENRRHDGKIAVLRSNLRWCSDGFEIACDNAEKVRVAFALDCCDREALGHVATTAGVKGEDIRDLMVSAVEYRFGPVNRLPSPIEWLTDNGSCYIAGDTKHFAREIGLEPLTTPVESPQSNGMAEAFVRTIKRDYARVSPLPDAETVIRLLPSWFEHYNTRHPHRALGYRSPREFIADRLAAEAGECLSET from the exons ATGACTGGTGACAATCCGAAGAGTGAGGTCCTGCCGGGCCGAGAACGACGGCGTCGGCGCACGTCGGCGGAGAAATTGGCGATCATTGCCGAGACGATGGAGCCGGGCATGACGGTTAGCCTTGTCGCGCGCCGTCACGGCATCGCCCCCAATCAGCTGTTCACCTGGCGGCGGCTGGCGAACCAAGGCGCCCTGACCGCGACGCAGGCCGAGGAGGACGTCGTTCCGGCGTCCGCCTACAGGGCTTTGGTCGACCAGGTGCGCGAACTGCAGCGCCTGCTCGGCAAGAAGTCGATGGAGGCCGAAATCCTCAAAGAGGCGCTTGAAGTCGCCGTAGGCT TCAAAAAAACGGATGTTGCGGTCGTTGTCGCTGCCGACGCTCAATCCACGGGACGGTTCGCGATGAAGGCCGTCTGCGAAACCCTCGGCGTCGCCCGCTCGAATGTCGCCGCGCGCATTGCCGGCGGCGCGGCCAAACGCATGGGCCGACCGCCCCTGCCGGAAGACGATCTGCTCTGCGAGATCAAGGGGATCATCGCCGAACAGCCGTCCTGGGGCTACGCCCGCGTGTGGGCCGACCTGCGCCGCAAAAGACGCGCCGAGGGCGCGGCGCCGGTCAACCGCAAGCGGGTTTATCGGGTGATGAGGGCGCACGGCCTGTTGCTTCAACGTCATGCCGGCGGCGGCGAAAACCGCCGGCATGACGGCAAGATCGCCGTTCTGCGCTCCAACCTGCGTTGGTGTTCCGACGGCTTCGAGATCGCTTGCGACAATGCCGAAAAAGTCCGCGTCGCCTTCGCGCTTGATTGCTGCGACCGGGAAGCCCTCGGCCATGTCGCCACGACGGCGGGCGTCAAGGGCGAGGACATCCGCGACCTGATGGTCAGCGCCGTCGAATATCGCTTTGGCCCGGTCAATCGCCTGCCCAGCCCGATCGAATGGCTGACCGACAACGGGTCTTGCTACATCGCTGGCGACACGAAACATTTTGCCCGCGAAATCGGCCTTGAGCCGCTGACCACGCCGGTCGAAAGCCCCCAATCGAATGGAATGGCCGAAGCCTTCGTCCGCACGATCAAACGCGATTACGCGCGCGTGTCGCCACTGCCGGACGCCGAAACCGTGATCCGCTTGCTGCCGTCGTGGTTCGAGCATTACAACACACGCCATCCGCATCGCGCGCTTGGCTATCGTTCACCCCGCGAGTTCATCGCGGATCGCTTGGCCGCCGAAGCCGGAGAGTGTCTGTCCGAAACTTAA
- a CDS encoding transposase, whose product MAIVHPASSSRIAWPPKPESVCPKLKGLQHTIGLPIECQITTADVQDRDALAPLLKAVHRKSPWVKMSFVDGGYQGDEAKRAAFEASRISITVVKRTDKEVKGFTVLPKRWVVERTLGWINRARRLSKDFEATIESALAWLQLALAFLLMRRLARAKASQN is encoded by the coding sequence TTGGCTATCGTTCACCCCGCGAGTTCATCGCGGATCGCTTGGCCGCCGAAGCCGGAGAGTGTCTGTCCGAAACTTAAGGGGCTACAACACACGATCGGTCTGCCCATCGAATGCCAGATCACGACCGCCGACGTGCAGGACCGCGACGCTCTCGCGCCGTTGCTGAAGGCCGTGCATCGCAAGAGCCCGTGGGTGAAAATGTCCTTCGTCGACGGGGGTTATCAGGGTGATGAAGCCAAGCGCGCAGCCTTCGAGGCGAGCCGCATTTCCATCACCGTCGTCAAGCGAACCGATAAAGAGGTGAAAGGATTTACGGTGCTGCCGAAACGCTGGGTCGTCGAAAGGACGCTCGGTTGGATCAATCGCGCGCGCCGTCTGTCAAAAGACTTCGAGGCGACCATCGAATCCGCCCTCGCGTGGCTGCAATTGGCCCTGGCTTTCCTTCTCATGCGAAGGCTGGCGAGGGCAAAAGCCAGTCAGAATTGA
- a CDS encoding restriction endonuclease subunit S, whose protein sequence is MSFAGYLVRIRLSLENVLPRYIWLTTNTDHVRDQIEKPIRSAVGLKNVNSTELASLTIPLPPLAEQRRIVKKVDELMALCDRLEASLTATETTRAKLLESLLAEALAPVEARDMEAAQ, encoded by the coding sequence ATGTCATTTGCGGGCTATCTTGTCCGCATCCGACTGAGCTTGGAAAATGTTCTTCCTCGCTACATCTGGCTCACCACAAACACAGATCATGTCCGAGATCAGATTGAGAAGCCGATCAGGTCCGCCGTGGGGCTCAAAAACGTAAACTCTACCGAGTTGGCGTCGTTGACTATTCCGCTCCCGCCCCTCGCCGAACAACGCCGCATCGTCAAAAAAGTCGATGAACTGATGGCGCTCTGCGACCGCCTGGAGGCGAGCCTGACCGCCACTGAGACCACCCGCGCCAAACTCCTCGAATCCCTCCTCGCCGAAGCCCTCGCGCCGGTCGAGGCGCGCGACATGGAGGCGGCGCAATGA
- a CDS encoding DUF6998 domain-containing protein, with amino-acid sequence MLDGLYSTISRLEAIFPRRKFTPDGHLVGSIGEVIAAYMFDLDLLRGSNKGHDAIAQDGRKIEVKLTQGARVAIRHEPDHLIVLQRLKDGPVTVVFNGPGNVAWERCGNKGDNGQRSIPLSTLRALDRQIEQVDRLPLKREPPV; translated from the coding sequence TTGCTCGACGGACTCTATTCAACGATCAGCCGCCTCGAAGCGATCTTTCCCCGTCGGAAATTCACGCCTGACGGGCATTTGGTCGGCAGCATAGGCGAGGTGATCGCCGCCTATATGTTCGACCTCGACCTTTTGCGCGGATCGAACAAGGGCCACGACGCAATTGCGCAGGATGGCCGGAAGATCGAAGTGAAATTGACGCAGGGCGCGCGCGTGGCCATCCGCCACGAACCCGACCATCTCATCGTTTTGCAGCGCCTGAAGGACGGCCCCGTAACGGTCGTTTTCAACGGCCCCGGAAACGTGGCCTGGGAACGCTGCGGAAATAAGGGGGACAATGGACAGCGTTCAATCCCTCTGAGCACTCTGAGAGCTTTGGACCGGCAAATCGAGCAGGTTGATCGCCTGCCATTGAAGCGTGAGCCTCCCGTGTAA